In Halococcus saccharolyticus DSM 5350, the following are encoded in one genomic region:
- a CDS encoding (2Fe-2S)-binding protein, with amino-acid sequence MSADTPGDAAGRPTREVSLTVNGETVEAEVEPRLKLSDFLRNHCGLRGVRVGCEHGVCGACTVSLDGDIVKSCLVYAVQANGREVGTVEGLAESGELGPVQRAFHEEHALQCGFCTSGFVMATHDLLERNPDPSDEEIRKGLADNICRCTGYQNIYKAIHRAADEMDTEPTDATDTSAEEN; translated from the coding sequence ATGAGTGCTGATACACCCGGAGACGCCGCGGGTCGACCGACGCGAGAGGTCTCGCTCACGGTGAACGGCGAGACGGTCGAAGCCGAAGTCGAGCCCCGGCTGAAGCTCTCGGATTTCCTCCGGAACCACTGTGGCCTCCGCGGGGTCCGGGTCGGCTGCGAGCACGGCGTCTGCGGGGCGTGCACGGTGAGTCTCGACGGCGACATCGTGAAGAGCTGTCTCGTCTACGCGGTCCAGGCCAACGGTCGCGAGGTCGGGACCGTCGAAGGGCTCGCCGAGAGCGGCGAACTCGGTCCCGTGCAGCGGGCGTTTCACGAGGAACACGCGCTCCAGTGTGGGTTCTGTACGAGCGGATTCGTGATGGCGACTCACGATCTCCTCGAACGAAACCCAGACCCGTCCGACGAAGAGATCAGAAAGGGACTCGCGGACAATATCTGTCGGTGTACGGGCTACCAGAACATCTACAAGGCAATTCATCGGGCCGCCGACGAGATGGACACGGAACCGACCGACGCGACGGACACCAGTGCGGAGGAGAACTGA